The sequence CGAGACGGCGGATCTCGAAGAGGGTCTCCGCCGCGTCGGCCGCGCGCTCGACGAGCTCGCGCGCTGACGCGACGCGGCTCTTCCGGCTACGGCGAGCAGTCTCCCGCGCGTATGGCGACCGTGTGCACGGTCATCGTCGCGGCGCCGTGCGAGCCGCCCGCCTTCCGGAGGCGGATCGTCAGCTCGAAGCGGTCGGCGCCGCGAGTAATCTCCCAGCTTCCTTTCGCGCCGTCCTTGCAGCTCATCGTCGAGCGGAGCCGGCCGGCGCTCTTGTTCGGACCGGTCGGGTCGCAGACTTCCTGCAGCCCAGGGAACATCTTCCGATAGTCCTCGAGATCGTCCGCGGCGTAGCAATGAGCGATCGCGGTCGGCGGCATCGACCGCGATCCGCCGTCTCGTTCCATCGTCGTCTCGGTCTTGACCTGGTAGCGGCCCGGACGGATCTTCTGCGCGCCCACGGCTCCCGGAAGGGAGACGATCGCGGCGACGGACAGGACGAGGACC is a genomic window of Thermoanaerobaculia bacterium containing:
- a CDS encoding DUF3617 family protein; the protein is MTGKRAAEDFAGGAGPGTARATVLVLSVAAIVSLPGAVGAQKIRPGRYQVKTETTMERDGGSRSMPPTAIAHCYAADDLEDYRKMFPGLQEVCDPTGPNKSAGRLRSTMSCKDGAKGSWEITRGADRFELTIRLRKAGGSHGAATMTVHTVAIRAGDCSP